A DNA window from Providencia huaxiensis contains the following coding sequences:
- a CDS encoding Bax inhibitor-1/YccA family protein: protein MGQFDQRNDSLVQGANTGVQAFMSQVYGWMTVGLLLTAFVAWYSVSSGLYYTIATNKILFFGMIIAELGLVMGISFLLQKISGMAATGMFMLYSLLTGLTISVILAAYTGESVAGTFVITAVMFGALSFYGYTTKRSLTGMGNFLFMALIGIVVASLVNIWLQSTMMYWVITYGGVLLFAALTAYDTQKLKEMGSQIDEDDRETMRKYSIMGALSLYLDFINLFLMLLRIFGDRR, encoded by the coding sequence ATGGGTCAGTTTGATCAACGTAATGATTCTCTTGTCCAGGGTGCCAATACTGGCGTTCAGGCATTTATGTCGCAAGTATACGGCTGGATGACAGTCGGTCTACTGCTGACAGCTTTTGTGGCATGGTATTCAGTTAGCAGTGGTTTGTACTACACCATTGCAACCAATAAAATCCTCTTTTTCGGAATGATTATTGCTGAACTTGGTTTAGTGATGGGCATTTCATTTCTGCTACAAAAAATTAGTGGCATGGCAGCAACGGGCATGTTTATGCTCTATTCATTGCTCACAGGCTTAACAATTTCAGTTATTCTTGCTGCGTATACTGGTGAGTCCGTTGCGGGCACATTTGTTATTACCGCAGTGATGTTTGGTGCATTAAGCTTCTACGGCTATACCACTAAACGTAGCTTAACAGGTATGGGTAACTTCCTGTTTATGGCGCTGATCGGTATTGTTGTCGCTTCTTTGGTTAACATCTGGCTGCAAAGCACCATGATGTATTGGGTGATCACCTACGGTGGTGTTTTACTGTTTGCTGCTTTAACCGCTTATGACACTCAAAAACTGAAAGAAATGGGTTCACAAATTGATGAAGACGACAGGGAAACAATGCGTAAGTACTCTATTATGGGTGCACTGTCTCTGTATTTAGACTTCATTAACCTGTTCTTAATGTTACTGCGTATCTTCGGTGACCGTCGCTAA
- a CDS encoding ATP-binding cassette domain-containing protein, whose protein sequence is MSDDYSIRLSNVEKTFAGLGAPAVESLTIDIHGGSVTGLVGPDGAGKTTLMRMIAGLLKPDAGKISVMGLDPIDDSIAMRADLGYMPQKFGLYEDLTVQENLNLYADLRGVLGEERQKTYQQLLSFTSLAPFTSRLAGKLSGGMKQKLGLACTLLGKPKVLLLDEPGVGVDPIARRELWQMVHTLADDGMLILWSTSYLDEAQQCKNVLLLNKGKQLYAGKPELLTEKMAGRSFLLDVPATQKRTVLQNALVLPETTDGVIQGRYIRLILKPNASQTNLLTALNMADGKLIEAQPRFEDAFIDLLGGGPSHRSELAAIVPQIPPAPEETVIEARNLTKKFGQFAATDRVNFQVKRGEIFGLLGPNGAGKSTTFKMMCALMKPTSGQALVLGMDLKTSSNKVRQQLGYMAQKFSLYGNLKVGQNLKFFSGVYGLHHQQQAKKIHEMVEAFNFKPIINQVTESLPLGYKQRLALACSLMHEPDILFLDEPTSGVDPLTRREFWLHINGMVDKGVTVMVTTHFMDEAEYCDRIGLVYHGKIIAAGTPDELKQQVTTTDNPDPSMEDAFIGLIMDYDKQQEAK, encoded by the coding sequence ATGAGTGATGATTACAGTATTCGCCTATCCAACGTCGAGAAAACTTTTGCTGGCTTAGGTGCACCTGCCGTTGAAAGCTTAACAATCGATATTCATGGGGGCTCTGTAACTGGCCTTGTCGGCCCTGATGGTGCTGGAAAAACAACCTTAATGCGCATGATTGCAGGGCTATTAAAACCAGATGCTGGGAAAATTAGCGTGATGGGGCTCGACCCCATCGACGACAGCATTGCTATGCGAGCAGACCTAGGCTATATGCCCCAAAAATTTGGTTTATATGAAGACCTGACCGTACAGGAAAATTTAAATTTGTACGCAGATTTGCGTGGCGTACTCGGCGAAGAGCGGCAAAAAACCTATCAGCAGCTGCTTTCTTTCACTAGCTTAGCTCCTTTTACCAGTAGGCTGGCGGGTAAATTATCGGGCGGAATGAAGCAAAAACTCGGGTTAGCCTGTACATTACTAGGAAAACCCAAGGTTCTTTTACTCGACGAACCCGGTGTTGGCGTTGACCCCATCGCTCGGCGGGAACTATGGCAAATGGTTCATACCCTTGCTGATGATGGAATGCTGATCCTTTGGAGTACTTCCTATTTAGATGAAGCACAACAGTGTAAAAATGTACTGCTATTAAATAAAGGCAAACAGCTTTATGCAGGCAAACCTGAATTATTGACTGAAAAAATGGCGGGACGTTCCTTTTTACTCGATGTACCTGCCACACAAAAACGCACAGTATTGCAAAATGCACTCGTATTACCAGAAACTACCGATGGCGTGATCCAAGGCCGCTATATTCGCTTAATTTTGAAGCCGAATGCATCCCAAACGAATTTATTAACCGCATTAAATATGGCAGATGGGAAACTCATTGAAGCGCAGCCTCGTTTCGAAGATGCATTTATTGACTTATTAGGTGGAGGCCCATCTCATCGTTCGGAATTAGCCGCTATCGTGCCGCAAATTCCACCTGCTCCTGAAGAAACCGTCATAGAAGCGCGTAATTTAACCAAAAAATTTGGCCAATTTGCCGCAACTGATCGCGTAAATTTCCAAGTGAAACGCGGGGAAATTTTTGGTTTATTGGGGCCAAATGGTGCAGGGAAATCAACGACCTTTAAAATGATGTGTGCGTTAATGAAACCCACAAGTGGGCAAGCACTCGTTCTTGGAATGGATTTAAAAACGAGTTCAAACAAAGTCAGGCAACAACTTGGCTATATGGCACAAAAGTTCTCGCTGTACGGCAACCTGAAAGTGGGACAAAACCTGAAATTCTTTTCAGGTGTTTATGGGTTACACCATCAGCAACAAGCCAAAAAAATCCACGAAATGGTTGAGGCTTTTAATTTCAAACCGATTATCAATCAGGTTACTGAATCCCTCCCTCTGGGTTATAAACAACGTTTAGCCCTCGCCTGCTCATTGATGCATGAGCCTGATATCTTATTTTTAGATGAGCCAACCTCAGGCGTTGACCCACTCACTCGTCGGGAATTTTGGCTACATATCAATGGAATGGTAGATAAAGGCGTCACCGTAATGGTCACGACTCACTTTATGGATGAGGCAGAATATTGTGACCGTATAGGGCTGGTTTACCATGGAAAAATTATTGCAGCTGGCACGCCTGACGAGCTCAAGCAGCAAGTGACGACTACCGATAATCCCGACCCATCGATGGAAGATGCATTTATTGGCTTGATTATGGATTATGATAAGCAACAGGAGGCAAAATGA
- the moaA gene encoding GTP 3',8-cyclase MoaA, which yields MQQLVDQFDRKFYYLRLSITDVCNFRCTYCLPDGYKPSGRHEFLTLDEIRRISTAFAELGTEKVRITGGEPTMRKDFSDIIAAINENESIKKIAVTTNGYRMARDVQEWKAAGLNAINVSVDSLDPRQFAAITGQDKFFQVMKGIDAAFEAGFEKVKVNAVLMKNVNDIALKSFLNWIKHRPIQLRFIELMETGDGSDIFQRFHISGETIRERLIEEGWYMLPRSRSDGPAQVFSHPDYQGEIGLIMPYEKDFCQSCNRLRVSSLGNLHLCLFGENGIPLRDLLGADDQNEALKARIQRGLHHKRETHFLHMGDSGITPNLSVIGG from the coding sequence ATGCAGCAACTTGTCGATCAATTTGACCGGAAATTTTACTATCTTCGGCTTTCTATAACAGATGTTTGCAACTTTCGTTGCACATACTGCCTACCCGATGGCTACAAGCCAAGCGGTCGTCATGAATTCTTAACACTCGATGAAATTCGTCGTATTAGCACAGCATTCGCAGAATTAGGCACAGAAAAAGTGCGTATTACGGGCGGTGAGCCGACTATGCGCAAGGATTTCAGTGATATTATTGCTGCCATCAATGAAAATGAATCAATCAAAAAAATAGCCGTGACAACTAACGGCTATCGTATGGCGCGAGACGTGCAAGAATGGAAAGCCGCAGGGTTGAACGCGATTAATGTGAGCGTTGACAGCTTAGATCCACGCCAATTTGCGGCTATCACAGGGCAAGACAAATTCTTTCAGGTGATGAAAGGCATTGATGCTGCTTTTGAAGCAGGCTTCGAAAAAGTAAAAGTTAATGCCGTGCTCATGAAAAATGTCAATGACATTGCGTTGAAGTCATTCCTAAATTGGATCAAACACCGTCCAATTCAATTACGTTTTATTGAACTCATGGAAACCGGTGATGGTAGTGATATCTTCCAACGTTTTCATATTTCAGGTGAAACTATTCGCGAACGTTTAATCGAAGAAGGCTGGTATATGCTTCCTCGTTCTCGTAGTGATGGGCCAGCGCAAGTCTTTAGTCATCCAGATTACCAAGGCGAAATCGGGCTTATCATGCCGTACGAAAAAGATTTTTGCCAAAGTTGTAACCGCTTACGCGTTTCCTCATTAGGAAATCTGCATTTATGTTTATTTGGTGAAAATGGCATTCCGCTTCGTGATTTATTGGGCGCAGATGACCAAAACGAAGCGTTGAAAGCCCGTATTCAGCGAGGCTTACACCATAAACGAGAAACCCATTTTCTGCATATGGGTGATAGCGGAATTACACCAAATTTATCCGTAATTGGCGGTTAA
- the moaC gene encoding cyclic pyranopterin monophosphate synthase MoaC: MSQLTHLNASGEAHMVDVSAKAETVREARAEAYVSMNPATLTMIVDGSHHKGDVFATARIAGIQAAKNTWQLIPLCHPLLLTKVEVTLKAEPEHNRVRIETCCRLTGKTGVEMEALTAASVAALTIYDMCKAVQKDMVIGPVRLLEKTGGKSGHFKVE, encoded by the coding sequence ATGTCCCAACTGACTCACCTTAATGCGTCGGGCGAGGCGCATATGGTTGATGTTTCAGCCAAAGCTGAAACTGTCCGTGAAGCTCGCGCAGAAGCTTATGTCTCTATGAACCCAGCAACCTTAACGATGATTGTTGATGGTAGTCATCATAAAGGGGATGTGTTCGCTACAGCGCGTATTGCGGGTATTCAAGCGGCAAAAAATACCTGGCAGCTTATCCCATTATGTCACCCACTATTGTTAACTAAAGTTGAAGTAACCCTGAAAGCGGAACCTGAACATAACCGTGTCCGTATTGAAACTTGTTGCCGGTTAACAGGGAAAACAGGGGTAGAAATGGAAGCGTTAACTGCTGCATCTGTTGCTGCTTTGACGATTTATGACATGTGCAAGGCAGTGCAAAAAGATATGGTGATTGGCCCTGTTCGTTTGTTAGAAAAGACAGGCGGTAAGTCTGGACATTTTAAGGTGGAATAA
- a CDS encoding ABC transporter permease, which translates to MTHSASHFSWRRLKALCWKESKQITRDPSSALIAVLIPLMLLFIFGYGINLDSSKLRVGILLDQQSSQARELVDTFTGSPFIDATISHNRHLLIDKMQAGEIRGIIVIPVNFSAQLLQKQGHAAIQVITDGSEPNTANFVQAYTQGVWQTWLAQQGENQGYPTDPLIELNMRYWFNEAAISQHFIIPGAISIIITVVGAILTSLVIAREWERGTMEALLSTQITKTELLLSKLLPYQVLGSFVMVLCMLVTTFILGVPYRGSLFVLFVITSLYLATALGMGLLISTITRNQFNAAMVALNAAFLPAIMLSGFIFEIDSMPAIIQAVTYFIPARYFVSSLQTLFLAGDIYIVLLIDFLLLIASAILFIGLTALKTRRRLD; encoded by the coding sequence ATGACGCATTCCGCTTCTCATTTTTCGTGGCGTAGGCTTAAAGCACTATGCTGGAAAGAAAGTAAACAAATTACTCGTGACCCCAGCAGCGCCCTTATCGCTGTACTTATTCCATTGATGTTATTATTTATTTTTGGTTACGGCATCAATTTAGACTCAAGTAAATTACGCGTTGGTATTTTACTTGATCAACAAAGCTCTCAAGCACGTGAATTGGTTGATACCTTCACGGGTTCGCCATTTATCGATGCGACTATTAGTCATAACCGCCATTTATTAATCGACAAAATGCAAGCGGGTGAAATTCGCGGCATTATCGTCATTCCTGTCAATTTTTCAGCTCAATTGTTGCAAAAACAAGGCCATGCAGCTATTCAGGTTATTACTGATGGTAGCGAACCAAATACAGCTAACTTTGTGCAAGCTTATACCCAAGGTGTTTGGCAAACATGGTTGGCACAGCAAGGGGAAAATCAAGGCTACCCAACAGACCCATTAATAGAGCTCAATATGCGCTATTGGTTTAATGAAGCTGCAATTAGTCAGCATTTTATTATTCCAGGAGCAATTAGTATCATTATTACCGTAGTTGGTGCCATTTTGACCTCTTTAGTTATCGCAAGAGAATGGGAACGTGGCACGATGGAAGCATTGCTTTCAACCCAAATTACTAAAACTGAATTATTGCTTTCAAAATTATTGCCTTATCAAGTTCTTGGGTCTTTTGTGATGGTGTTATGCATGCTTGTCACCACATTTATCTTAGGGGTGCCTTATCGTGGTTCTTTATTCGTATTATTTGTCATTACCAGCCTTTATTTAGCAACCGCACTGGGGATGGGGTTATTGATTTCAACAATTACTCGCAACCAATTTAACGCAGCGATGGTCGCTCTGAATGCCGCCTTCTTACCGGCAATTATGCTCTCTGGGTTTATTTTTGAAATTGATAGCATGCCTGCAATCATTCAGGCTGTAACTTATTTTATCCCTGCCCGTTACTTTGTCAGCAGCCTACAAACGCTATTCCTTGCGGGTGATATCTATATTGTTTTATTGATAGATTTCCTGCTACTAATCGCTTCTGCAATACTATTTATTGGACTGACGGCGCTAAAAACTCGCCGTCGTTTGGATTGA
- the moaD gene encoding molybdopterin synthase sulfur carrier subunit — MITVLFFAQVRELVGTDRLELTETYQKVEDLRQALSQKGDRWALALEDGKLLAAVNQSFVSLDHPLSEGDEVAFFPPVTGG, encoded by the coding sequence ATGATCACAGTATTATTTTTTGCTCAAGTCCGTGAGCTAGTTGGAACGGATCGCTTAGAACTTACAGAGACTTACCAAAAAGTGGAAGACTTACGCCAAGCCCTTTCACAAAAAGGCGATCGCTGGGCGTTGGCACTTGAAGATGGCAAATTACTTGCCGCTGTTAATCAATCATTTGTTTCACTAGACCACCCACTCTCAGAAGGGGATGAAGTGGCCTTTTTCCCACCAGTCACTGGGGGGTAA
- a CDS encoding ABC transporter permease: MFYRLYTLIMKELQSLLQEPQTRVILILPVIFQMILFPLAATLEVTNTTIAIFDQDNGEQSIELTQRLAKASAFSQVLLLKNEHEIRETLDNRKALLVVRFGQNFSADVASRHSANMLLLLDGRNSNSAQIAANYVAQIVTQYQHELTQSQALPNNSELIVRNWYNPNLDYKWFIVPSLVALITTIGVLIVTSLSIAREREQGTLDQLLVSPLTTWQIFIGKAVPALIVATAQASLVLVIGIFCYQIPFAGSLLLFYATMLFYGLSLVGFGLLISALCSTQQQAFIGVFVFMMPAVLLSGYISPVENMPIWLQQITWINPIRHFTEITKQIYLKNADFSVIFHSLWPLFIIAIITSSVAYYLFRKKIA, translated from the coding sequence ATGTTTTATCGCCTATACACCTTAATTATGAAAGAGCTTCAATCATTACTTCAAGAACCACAAACACGGGTTATTTTGATTTTACCCGTGATATTTCAGATGATTTTATTTCCCCTAGCAGCCACGCTTGAAGTGACTAACACAACCATTGCTATTTTTGACCAAGACAATGGTGAACAGTCTATCGAGCTGACTCAACGTCTCGCCAAAGCCAGTGCGTTTTCTCAGGTTTTATTATTGAAGAATGAACACGAAATTCGTGAAACGCTTGATAACCGCAAAGCGCTGCTGGTTGTCCGTTTTGGGCAAAACTTTAGTGCCGATGTTGCAAGTCGCCATAGCGCTAACATGCTGTTACTCCTTGATGGGCGTAATTCAAATAGCGCGCAAATTGCAGCAAACTATGTTGCACAAATTGTCACTCAATACCAACATGAGCTAACGCAATCACAGGCTTTGCCAAACAACAGTGAATTAATTGTTCGCAATTGGTACAACCCAAATTTAGATTATAAGTGGTTTATTGTGCCCTCATTGGTAGCGTTGATTACCACAATTGGGGTGTTGATTGTGACATCTCTTTCTATCGCGAGGGAAAGGGAGCAAGGTACCCTTGACCAATTGCTAGTATCCCCCCTGACTACTTGGCAAATATTTATTGGTAAGGCGGTGCCTGCATTGATAGTAGCGACAGCACAAGCAAGTTTGGTCCTAGTTATTGGGATCTTTTGCTATCAAATTCCTTTTGCTGGCTCCCTGCTCCTCTTTTATGCCACCATGTTATTTTACGGGTTGTCATTGGTAGGGTTCGGTTTACTCATTTCAGCACTGTGTTCAACTCAGCAACAAGCATTCATTGGGGTATTTGTATTTATGATGCCAGCGGTGCTGTTATCGGGATACATTTCCCCAGTCGAGAACATGCCAATTTGGCTGCAACAAATCACGTGGATTAACCCTATTCGCCATTTCACTGAAATCACCAAACAGATATACCTAAAAAATGCTGATTTTTCAGTTATCTTTCACAGCTTATGGCCGCTATTTATCATTGCGATAATCACCAGCTCAGTGGCTTATTATTTATTTAGGAAGAAAATAGCGTGA
- the moaE gene encoding molybdopterin synthase catalytic subunit MoaE, translated as MENTHIAVQTENFSVGEQYQWLAQCDSDGAVVTFTGKVRNHNLGDSVAALTLEHYPGMTEKALANIVVEAKERWPLQRVSVIHRIGTLQPGEEIVFVGVTSAHRNAAFQAAEFIMDYLKTKAPFWKKETLPENERWVEAKETDEASANRW; from the coding sequence ATGGAAAACACTCATATTGCAGTACAAACAGAAAATTTTAGTGTTGGTGAACAATATCAATGGCTTGCGCAGTGTGATAGTGATGGCGCTGTTGTGACTTTTACAGGGAAAGTGCGTAACCATAATTTAGGTGATAGTGTGGCGGCATTAACGCTCGAGCACTACCCAGGAATGACCGAAAAAGCGTTAGCAAATATAGTCGTAGAAGCAAAAGAACGTTGGCCATTGCAGCGAGTTAGTGTGATCCACCGCATTGGTACCTTACAACCAGGTGAAGAAATTGTTTTTGTTGGGGTCACGAGCGCCCACCGTAACGCTGCATTTCAAGCCGCTGAATTTATTATGGATTACTTAAAGACCAAAGCCCCATTTTGGAAAAAAGAAACCTTACCTGAAAATGAACGTTGGGTGGAAGCGAAAGAAACTGACGAAGCGTCTGCAAACCGCTGGTAA
- the hlyD gene encoding secretion protein HlyD — protein MSNKNRSVVVFIILILIGAAIGGYYYYQSQQNKILTLYGNVDVRTVNLSFRVPGKLASLSVDEGAKIIAGQQLGQLDDAPYINALNKAKGVRDSAKAQLALKESGYRTQEIAQVEAELAQKQAAWQYADNFYKRQQGLAASRVISANDLDNAKNNRNQAFAALQAAQDKLNQYQSGFRQEEIAAARGEWLQAEAAVAQAELDLKDTILTAPSSGTILTRAIEPGTIISAGNTVFSVTLTNPVWVRAYVSEPHLGDAIPGREVLLYTDSRPNQPYHGSIGFVSPTAEFTPKSVQTPDLRTDLVYRLRIVVNDADDALRQGMPVTIQFADNKQ, from the coding sequence ATGAGCAATAAAAACCGTTCTGTTGTTGTTTTCATTATTCTCATATTAATCGGCGCTGCAATTGGCGGTTATTACTACTATCAATCACAGCAAAACAAGATATTAACACTCTACGGCAATGTTGATGTCCGCACAGTAAATCTCAGTTTTCGTGTCCCGGGCAAGCTTGCATCCCTAAGCGTTGATGAAGGCGCAAAAATTATTGCAGGCCAGCAGCTTGGTCAACTGGATGACGCTCCCTACATTAACGCGTTAAATAAAGCCAAAGGGGTGCGCGACAGCGCCAAAGCCCAACTCGCTTTGAAAGAAAGTGGTTACCGCACCCAAGAAATCGCACAAGTTGAAGCGGAGTTGGCTCAAAAACAAGCAGCTTGGCAATATGCCGATAACTTTTATAAACGTCAGCAAGGGCTTGCAGCATCTCGCGTTATTTCAGCTAATGATTTAGACAACGCGAAAAACAACCGAAACCAAGCATTTGCCGCTCTTCAAGCAGCACAAGACAAGCTGAATCAATACCAAAGTGGCTTTCGCCAAGAAGAAATAGCCGCTGCACGAGGTGAATGGTTACAAGCTGAAGCGGCTGTTGCCCAAGCTGAACTCGACTTGAAAGACACCATTTTAACTGCACCTTCATCTGGGACTATTTTAACCCGAGCAATAGAACCGGGCACAATCATCAGTGCAGGTAATACCGTATTTAGCGTCACATTAACAAACCCCGTTTGGGTTCGAGCCTATGTTAGCGAACCACACCTCGGAGATGCCATCCCTGGTAGAGAGGTCTTGCTGTATACCGATAGCCGCCCGAATCAGCCTTATCATGGTTCCATCGGGTTTGTTTCCCCTACCGCTGAGTTTACGCCTAAAAGCGTACAAACCCCTGATTTAAGAACCGATTTAGTCTATCGACTGCGTATCGTTGTCAATGATGCTGACGATGCTTTACGCCAAGGAATGCCTGTGACTATTCAGTTTGCTGATAATAAACAGTAA
- a CDS encoding TonB-dependent hemoglobin/transferrin/lactoferrin family receptor, whose amino-acid sequence MTQKKHHYKKATLCVHLALFTLPAFSFFSLAQANSAVAPAQQEIIFSVAAGSLENSLLQFAQQAKVEIIIQSREVNGLQTQGLKGSFTLQEGLRRLIASNPVQYQLQNNRITIERIAPATSDSVIKLDNITVTASQLQQGDWVYSSPSSVSVISKKQIDDRPPKHIADVLELTTGVYSSVSQQDPSLSVNIRGIQDYGRVNMNIDGMRQNFQKSGHGQRNGSMYIDSELLSGVEIQKGNTSGMGSGGTLGGVATFNTVNASDFLSKDKTFGGKLHASTGSNNTHFIGSSVLALGNEKADLLFAASERRLGDYKPGTHGNIGNIRVNNGAGHYDELAHQLKHTRINDSNYRMTSYLAKAGWNISDEQRLQFNYLETKVATPNAGTLTNLGGTWPYKLGWKSSGFSDVTAKNYSLDYTQFSDNPWSTELKGKVYFVDTKDNTDTYSTSQIYNNGYQMDTRVKTVGVQLENHSEIEFNHNNVLKAHYGLETFQDKASSSSTREAASGVTPDGKRSLSSLFTNLAYEYDDWLTLEGGVRYDYYSLKGQTSMRYGVLPYTKDNPCTGRRLRDCKVVMTTENWDVDNSEGAFSPHIRLAVRPNLEWMELFTSYGRSWRPPAITETLTTGSAHSSSTQFPNPYLKPERSNAWEVGMNINYPQLFIEEDRFVAKIAYFDTRVDNYINLAIDRKKPGMVSPNIGNAAYSNNLVATRFRGFEYQLNYDAGFVYADLTFTHMIGKNKFCSRPAWLGGVLKYGEDVGPGNWYVEPNEASNNHVDCDSSAIFSSAANLPGDRGSFTLGGRAFDRKLDGGMVIRFTPGFQDYSTGSNSPYLADWPKYTLIDLYASYALTDNLTIRGNVENLANRAYVVSYGESLANTLGRGRTVSGGIEYRF is encoded by the coding sequence ATGACTCAAAAAAAGCACCACTATAAAAAAGCGACACTTTGTGTTCACCTTGCATTATTTACGTTACCTGCATTTTCATTTTTTAGTCTAGCACAGGCAAACTCAGCGGTAGCGCCTGCACAACAGGAAATCATATTTTCTGTTGCTGCGGGTTCGCTTGAAAACAGCTTGCTGCAATTTGCCCAGCAAGCAAAGGTAGAAATTATCATTCAGAGCCGAGAAGTTAATGGTTTACAAACTCAAGGCTTGAAGGGGAGTTTTACGCTACAGGAGGGGTTACGTCGATTAATTGCTTCAAACCCTGTGCAATATCAGTTGCAAAATAACCGGATAACCATTGAGCGTATCGCGCCTGCTACCAGTGATTCAGTGATCAAACTGGATAATATTACTGTCACAGCAAGCCAGCTCCAACAAGGGGATTGGGTATATAGCAGTCCATCATCCGTCAGTGTGATTAGTAAAAAACAAATTGATGACCGCCCACCAAAGCACATAGCCGATGTGTTAGAACTCACGACAGGCGTCTATTCGAGTGTTAGCCAGCAAGACCCTTCTTTGTCTGTGAATATCCGTGGGATACAGGATTATGGTCGCGTGAATATGAATATCGATGGCATGCGGCAAAACTTTCAAAAAAGCGGACACGGCCAGCGCAATGGTTCTATGTATATCGACTCAGAACTGCTTTCTGGAGTGGAAATACAGAAGGGCAATACGAGTGGGATGGGGAGTGGTGGAACCTTAGGTGGGGTGGCGACCTTCAATACTGTCAACGCGTCTGATTTTTTATCGAAAGATAAAACCTTTGGTGGGAAATTGCATGCGAGTACAGGGTCAAATAATACGCACTTTATTGGTAGTAGTGTGCTGGCATTAGGGAATGAAAAAGCGGATTTACTGTTTGCGGCAAGCGAACGGCGCCTTGGGGATTATAAACCGGGAACTCACGGTAATATTGGTAATATACGAGTCAACAATGGGGCCGGACATTACGATGAACTTGCACACCAATTAAAACACACTCGCATTAATGACAGTAATTACCGAATGACCTCTTATTTAGCAAAAGCTGGTTGGAATATAAGTGATGAGCAGCGTTTGCAATTTAATTACTTAGAAACCAAAGTGGCAACGCCAAATGCAGGAACATTAACGAACTTAGGTGGCACATGGCCCTACAAGTTAGGGTGGAAAAGTAGCGGTTTCAGTGATGTAACCGCCAAAAATTATTCTCTTGATTACACTCAATTTAGCGATAACCCATGGAGCACTGAGTTAAAGGGAAAAGTGTATTTTGTTGATACTAAAGACAATACAGACACCTATTCCACGAGCCAAATTTATAATAATGGCTACCAGATGGATACTCGAGTCAAAACGGTAGGGGTACAGCTTGAAAATCATTCAGAAATTGAATTTAACCATAACAATGTATTAAAAGCGCATTATGGTTTGGAAACCTTCCAAGACAAAGCGAGTAGTAGTTCAACACGTGAAGCAGCTAGTGGCGTGACACCGGACGGAAAACGTTCATTGAGCTCATTATTTACTAATTTGGCTTATGAATACGATGATTGGTTAACATTAGAAGGGGGAGTGCGTTATGACTACTATTCTCTCAAAGGCCAAACCAGTATGCGTTATGGCGTACTTCCTTATACCAAAGACAACCCATGTACAGGCAGAAGGTTACGTGATTGCAAAGTTGTTATGACGACTGAGAATTGGGATGTTGATAACTCAGAAGGGGCATTTTCACCCCACATTCGCTTAGCGGTACGTCCTAATCTTGAGTGGATGGAATTATTTACCAGCTATGGGCGGTCATGGCGCCCGCCAGCCATTACAGAAACGTTAACCACTGGTAGTGCTCACAGTAGTTCGACCCAATTCCCGAATCCGTATTTAAAACCTGAGCGTTCAAATGCTTGGGAAGTGGGAATGAACATCAACTATCCGCAATTATTTATCGAAGAGGACCGATTTGTGGCGAAAATCGCCTATTTTGATACTCGAGTAGATAACTACATTAATTTAGCGATTGACCGTAAAAAACCCGGAATGGTTAGCCCTAATATTGGTAATGCCGCATACAGCAATAACTTGGTTGCAACCCGTTTTAGAGGGTTTGAATACCAACTGAATTATGATGCAGGCTTTGTGTATGCAGACCTGACCTTTACCCACATGATCGGCAAAAATAAATTCTGTTCACGGCCCGCATGGTTAGGTGGCGTATTGAAGTATGGCGAAGACGTTGGTCCCGGTAACTGGTATGTTGAGCCAAATGAGGCATCAAATAACCATGTGGATTGTGATAGCAGCGCTATTTTCAGTAGTGCTGCGAACTTACCTGGAGATCGCGGTTCCTTTACATTAGGTGGGCGAGCGTTTGACAGAAAACTCGATGGGGGAATGGTCATTCGCTTTACACCTGGTTTTCAAGACTATTCAACGGGCTCTAATTCCCCTTACTTAGCCGATTGGCCTAAATATACACTGATTGATTTATATGCAAGTTATGCATTAACCGACAATTTAACTATTCGTGGAAATGTTGAGAACTTAGCCAATCGAGCGTATGTGGTTAGTTATGGGGAAAGTTTGGCTAATACATTAGGTCGAGGTCGAACAGTGTCGGGAGGGATAGAGTATCGTTTCTAA